The genomic stretch ACGTACGTACTGCTCATTATTCAAGATTCGTTGAGACTAGTCTATGGTCCAAAAATGATGATCTCACCAATGCaatatctaatattttattttccaCGCTTTGGAAATTCCTCTTCACATTATAATATTATAGAATATACAATACTTCCTGGTTACGCGATCCAAATAATCCCTTCTGTCTATAAATATACAAACCATATATTCGTTTTCTTTACGTGAAAACTTGTCAGTATAAACTATAAATTAACACTATAGAGATCTCGAGTGTTATAATATATTGAGTCGATAGATCGATGTAAATATGGCAGGGAATACTCAACAAGTGCATCCTCATGATGAATTCGATTTTGAAGAAACAGGTTCGATGGAGTCGGATGATTCTACTAACAAGGAGTTGCACCACAGGAGAAAGATGAGACGATTATATTTGGTGGCAGTAGTGGTATTGATCCTAACGGTGGGGATTTTGGTGTTTTCAATAACAATCTTTCATATCAACGCTCCCAGTTTTCGAATTCGATCATTCACCATTGATGAGCTCACTATAAGTAGCGCAAACACCGTTGATATGAAATTCGAAGCTGAAATGGGCATAAAGAACACCGATTTCGGCCACTTCGATTTCGAACAGACCTCACTTAGCTTCTTTTACAGGGGAGCTCGTCTTGCACTGGgccatgatgatgatgatcacgATGATTCGTTGATCGACCAAGGAATTGTCAAAGCTCGATCAACCAAGAAGATTAAGTTCTCAGCTGAAATGGGAACCACCAGTTCGATGTCGGCTGAAGATATCGAATCCAGATATTTTACTTTAAATTGTAAAGCCACGATGAATGGAACAATTCACTTGATGAAGTTGATCAAGAGGAAAAGATCTTCTGAAATGAATTGCAACGTCAATATTAATTTGTATACCAAAGTTGTCCTTGATATAAAATGCAAATAGAAActagacaaatatatatatatatatatttatataatgctATTTTGTAGTTTTGATGGTTTATTTTGAAGTTTATTCAGCTAGCAATGGTGCTATCCTCCAGTAAATTTTGTGCGttgttaatttaaaaatatatagagCTTGTGTTAAATTTATGTGTTCTacttttgattatatatataattccATGATGGTGTAACTTTTAAGTATATTGAGAATAAAATCATCCAAATAATTAAAGTATCATAATTGTTCATATCTTTGCGTTTATTGCATGGTGACCTTTTGAGTTTATGATAATGATAATCGGAAAAGGAATCACTATGTTTTTGCTGCCACTCAAGTACTTTTATTTAGAAATAGTAGAAATGAATTCTTAATTTaactttctaattttttttttctgataagTTTGCAATTTGAATTTGTTGTAAAATTATACCCCTCAAAAAGCAATAGAGAGACAGATTTATAATTTGGAATTAAgtgttaatttaattaaattaaattaaatttactTGAAAGAAAGACTAATTCATTGACATTTtgcaaattttcgacaaattcaAGGGTATACGTGCCAATAAAGCTTAAAGTGACATAAGATGAGTACCTCATTGATTTCGTAATATTGAGCGTTGGAATTTTATGGAATTATTTCGTCCGTGGTTTGTTTTTTTCTGAGaatatgaagcagaagaaaataTGGCACAGATTCTCTACTTGTGTACACATTACATTCGAAAGGAATTCAAAATGAATCACGTTTCGTATCCTAAAGTCTGAAAGGGAGTAAATGAAAGTCAAAAAGaagtaaaatattaaaattaaaatgtataagagtgttgttatttaatattttaaatacaaacaaatttaaaatttataaaagtaTTGTTATTTAACTTTTTAAGGAGCTTACATCACATAATAtgttattttaatgatttataatatttattaaattaaaatatataaaatctgatattaaattaaatatataataataatatactaTTTTCTTGTGGTATTGGAGAATATTGGTGTTCTTTAGCAATACTCAATTTATAAATATGTAAATGTAGAATTTTTACGGTGGAACCTACATTTTGGGATActtgaaagaagaaaaaaagatggTAAAGCTTAGTGGTACAATAGTTCTtttttcacaaagaaaaagttttaaatttgaatcttccctgctctaaaataaataaataaagaatacttgaatctttcctttattaatatatatgtacGCACTTAAGGGGAATAATTTAAGATAAGCATAAATTGACAAGAAAATATCATAATCTAGATTACAGCTTTAGAGGATCTTTGTACTTTCAAATATAAAATCTAAACTGATTCTATAAGTACACTCTTCCGCAGGACAGATCTTCATTGGTTGGTGAAATTTCAGAGAAAAATAGCAGTCATTGTATTATTTTGGATTGTTGAATTGAGAAGAGTGCTAGAAGTTAGAGTGGTGGAGAAAGAAAGAGTAGGGTAATTATGGCGGAGAAAGAAAAACAAACCACTTTTTGATTGACAAGAAAAATACAAAGATTATATGGTTGGATGGGATGGTTTGCTTGACTTTAAAGTTGTCACCGGCCAATCATCTATTACCATTTCacactattttttattttttgttttagtttaTAATTCATACAATTCAATGTCCATTATAATTTCttcttattataattaataaagttGCTCGAAATTTTCTAATTTTGGTCTGGCAAACTAGAAATCATCTTcgattttaaataataaatcaaacttaataaaataaaaattatgccCAATCTGAAATTTGCGAATTTTAGTATTCATCTTGATTTCTAGAAGTTCTTTCtcattacaatttttttattcaGAACTCCATTATCAAATGTGATTCGATCTCTTTATAGTTTTTTAGAGcagtcttataaaaaaaaaaatatgggatCATAACAATTTTGAGTCTCGCATTTTATTCATATCATTAAAAATGTGTACATATCTTTACAAAACTGATATGAGAAATTAGTAGAATAATAGTTTTTTTATAATGAAATCATTTAAACATTGCATAAGATTATACTTGGAAACTAATAAATTATTGCTGAAAATGTGATATAGCGTATACCTTGGCTTATAAATTAATGGTCTTCAATATAAAAGTTCAGTTGGTTAGAATATGTTGTTGAGTTGGTGATGAAAGATATAAAATGACTTGGAAGGAagtcattaattaataaattaattaacctGCAAACTTACGAGTCACGACTTCTTCCAATAAATAAATGCATAGAGAAGAGTGCTGACTTAATTAAAAGCCGCAGTTCTGACCCAGCAACGACGACTATTAATTAAGACTATAATTGAATGTAACACTATGCATGCATGTATATAGATAAACACAGGGAGACTCGTTCAGCATAGTTTTAGATTTAATAGactataatttttataatatttttaaaaataa from Humulus lupulus chromosome 5, drHumLupu1.1, whole genome shotgun sequence encodes the following:
- the LOC133778969 gene encoding late embryogenesis abundant protein At1g64065-like, yielding MAGNTQQVHPHDEFDFEETGSMESDDSTNKELHHRRKMRRLYLVAVVVLILTVGILVFSITIFHINAPSFRIRSFTIDELTISSANTVDMKFEAEMGIKNTDFGHFDFEQTSLSFFYRGARLALGHDDDDHDDSLIDQGIVKARSTKKIKFSAEMGTTSSMSAEDIESRYFTLNCKATMNGTIHLMKLIKRKRSSEMNCNVNINLYTKVVLDIKCK